The stretch of DNA GCGTGCATGCAGCCAGAGAGGTTCAATTAGCACGTTCGGGCACACTCAACAGTGAACTAAGCGGTAAACAATTAAAGAATGAGGCTAGGTTTAGTGCGGCAGATCTGTTGTTTCTAGAGGAGAGTGTCAATCGATTAGGTTTATCGGTCCGCAGTTACCATCGACTGCAACGTGTCGCCCGCACGATTGCAGATCTGCAGCAGGAACAAGACGTATCGCGGGCCCATATTGCGCAAGCATTAGGTTACCGCGCCATAGACCGATTATTAACAAGCTTAAAACAGTACTAAGCTGAGCAATGCTTAACTGAATCATGCTTAGATCAACAAAGTGAGAATACAGCGACAACAGATAGGCTAAAACACCTTACTTGTTGGTTTTTTCGGCAAAAATTAACATCTAGATTGAGACAAACCACTACAACGAGTACTATAGGTCTCCGTTTTTTATCCTGGGGTCCTCAATGGGCGCAATTGTGTCACGCATTACGGGAAGTTTAGCGTTCTTCTTTTACATCATTAATACTGCATTTTGGGTTACTCCCATTTTAGTGGTCAGTATTTTCAAGCTAATTCCTCTCACTTTTACGCGTACCGCTTGTACTTATTTCCTCGATTTCTGTGCCAGCTCATGGATCCGTTGCAATGGGGTAGTTGAAGACATTTTCCATCCCGTCAACATTGATGTTCAAGGTGATGCACAATTATCACCAAAAGAGTGGTATATGGTGATTGCCAACCACCAATCTTGGGTCGATATTCTTATTTTACAACGGGTGTTAAATGGCAAAATTCCTTTTCTTAAATTTTTCCTGAAACAGCAATTAATCTTCGTTCCAGTTTTAGGACTCGCTTGGTGGGCGCTCGATTTTCCTTTTATGCGTCGTTATAGCACTGCACAGCTACGTAAAAATCCGAAGTTACGCGGTAAAGATATTGAGATAACACGTAAAGCCTGCGCTAAGTTTAAAAGTA from Shewanella sp. Choline-02u-19 encodes:
- a CDS encoding acyltransferase — encoded protein: MGAIVSRITGSLAFFFYIINTAFWVTPILVVSIFKLIPLTFTRTACTYFLDFCASSWIRCNGVVEDIFHPVNIDVQGDAQLSPKEWYMVIANHQSWVDILILQRVLNGKIPFLKFFLKQQLIFVPVLGLAWWALDFPFMRRYSTAQLRKNPKLRGKDIEITRKACAKFKSKPVSVMNFVEGTRFHPAKHQKQNSPFTHLLKPKAGGMAFALSAMGDHIHKLVDVSICYPDKVPTYWEFISGQLKEVKVHIQVREIGESLRGDYIKDREFKIEFQNQLNQIWQQKDQVLTELAQVKTTREEA